The following DNA comes from Pseudomonas marginalis.
ATGTCCTTGATCGCATTCACCAGGCAATCACTGACCCGCGCTACATCGTCCGCCGTGGGCTGTTCAATCTGGCTGACCGACAAGGTCTCCCACAGCAAGCCGAGGCTGGCATAGCTGTCGATGTCATAGGCCATGGGCGGCACACTGGCGGCCAGGGCTTCCAGCTCTTCGACGCTGCGCAGGGTCACCCGCGCGGCCGAGGCCTTGCCCATGGCGTGCACCATTACGCCGGGGTCGCGCAGGGCAATCAGGCGGTTGGCCTGGTAGCCATGGGCCAGGAACGCACCGGACATGGCCTTGCCCACCAGCAGCGCAATCACTGGGTGGCCGGCGAGGCGCGCGCGGGCATAGCTGTCGGCCGCAGCGGCCAGGGCCTGGTGGATGCCGAGGGCTTCTTCGCGACGGCCATAGGCTTGGCTGGGCACATCGACGATGGCGATGATGGGCCGCTTGTCGCCGCGGGCGATGGCCTCATCGACGGCCTTGGCCAGGCCCCAGCCTTCGAGCAGGCCGACTTCGCCATTGCGCGCCCGAGAGAAGCGGTTTTGCGCGTCGGTCACCACGGCGACAAAGCGCACCTGTTGCTCACCCAATACACCGTCGGCCACCCTCAGCGACGCCGGCAAATCGTCTACAACTGGAGCGCCGGCGCTCAATGCGTTGAACCACTGCAAGCCTCTCATGAGCGTTCTCCCTGATACAGCTCGCGCACCGTCGCCGGGTCGATTTGCGCTACGGCGTCCAACTCGGCCAAGCGTGTGAGGTAATAATCAGCCTGGCGACTGCGTTGTTGGGCGGGCACGCCTTGCTGCAACAACGCGCTGACCGTCTGCTGGATCTGCGCCGCATCGTCGGCCACGTAACGGTCGGCCAGGCCGCTGTTGAAACGCTGTTCGCCGCCCGTGAGGCTCCAGATAAAAGGACGGTCGCGGGAGTCGTACTCTTCCAACCCGGCTTCCTGTTCGATCACCTGCGGACCATTCAGGCCCAGGCGCGCTTCGCGGGTGACGACGAGGTAGCTGCACAGCCCGGCGGCGATGGACATGCCACCGAAACAGCCAACGCTGCCCGCCACCACGCCGATCACCGGCTGGTACTGGCGCAGGTCGACAATCGCCGCGTGTATGTCGGCAATCGCGGCCAGGCCGAGGTTGGCTTCCTGCAAGCGCACGCCGCCGGTTTCCAGCAGCAGCACGGCGCGGGTCGGGATGCCCTTGCGGTTGTCTTCGGCGGCCAGTTCCAGGGCGCCGGCGATTTTCGCGCCGCCCACTTCACCGAGGCTGCCGC
Coding sequences within:
- a CDS encoding biotin-independent malonate decarboxylase subunit beta is translated as MTDLLAKHSFVELGARQRAKALLDAGTFRELIDPFQRVMSPWLSRQGVVPQADDGVVIAKGSIGDLPVVIAAIEGNFQGGSLGEVGGAKIAGALELAAEDNRKGIPTRAVLLLETGGVRLQEANLGLAAIADIHAAIVDLRQYQPVIGVVAGSVGCFGGMSIAAGLCSYLVVTREARLGLNGPQVIEQEAGLEEYDSRDRPFIWSLTGGEQRFNSGLADRYVADDAAQIQQTVSALLQQGVPAQQRSRQADYYLTRLAELDAVAQIDPATVRELYQGERS
- the mdcE gene encoding biotin-independent malonate decarboxylase subunit gamma, with protein sequence MRGLQWFNALSAGAPVVDDLPASLRVADGVLGEQQVRFVAVVTDAQNRFSRARNGEVGLLEGWGLAKAVDEAIARGDKRPIIAIVDVPSQAYGRREEALGIHQALAAAADSYARARLAGHPVIALLVGKAMSGAFLAHGYQANRLIALRDPGVMVHAMGKASAARVTLRSVEELEALAASVPPMAYDIDSYASLGLLWETLSVSQIEQPTADDVARVSDCLVNAIKDIGSADLRGRLGATNRAASSQVRQLLREQW